In a single window of the Ignavibacteriales bacterium genome:
- a CDS encoding family 1 glycosylhydrolase, translating to MKIIFWLILSLFISYAVAIFLLRNPDTNLKFDFNEIKKIPLKIDKSFLWGSATSAHQVEGYCTNNNWTIFEDAVDEKGKPRIFNNQKAGAASDHWNRYKEDIQLMKKIGLNAYRFSVEWSKIEPEEGKFDESVLDHYEKVVDELRANGIEPMITLHHFTNPIWFEKQGAFLQDNSPKVFARFAEKVFKRLRKKVKLWCTINEPTVYAFNGYFFGEFPPAEKDPQKAVRVFRNLLLAHTEAYLAIKKIDVDAQVGIATAIYAFDPSIQWNLFDVLASYYANENMNEVVLNFLSNGEFDFYIPGLVKEKYESDVMNTFDFIGLNYYTRFVVHYNPFSGKTIQEVKENSRGDTTDMGWEIYPEGFYRSLKLINSFTNKPIYITENGIADDSDVKRPKFIKDHLRVMNKAIAEGINVKGYFYWTLMDNFEWAKGFSKRFGLYSVDFNTQERKLRNGSLAYPEMIKEFKSK from the coding sequence ATGAAAATCATTTTCTGGTTAATTCTTTCGTTGTTTATTTCCTATGCAGTTGCAATTTTCTTACTACGCAACCCGGATACAAATCTTAAATTTGATTTTAATGAAATTAAGAAGATTCCTTTAAAGATTGACAAAAGCTTTCTTTGGGGAAGCGCTACTTCTGCACACCAGGTTGAAGGATATTGTACAAATAATAACTGGACTATATTTGAAGATGCAGTGGATGAAAAAGGAAAACCGCGAATATTTAACAATCAGAAAGCCGGAGCAGCAAGTGATCACTGGAACCGGTACAAGGAAGACATTCAATTGATGAAAAAGATTGGACTGAATGCATATCGCTTTTCTGTTGAATGGAGCAAGATAGAACCCGAAGAAGGAAAATTCGATGAATCAGTTTTAGATCATTATGAAAAAGTTGTTGATGAACTCCGTGCAAATGGAATTGAACCGATGATCACGCTTCATCATTTTACAAATCCCATCTGGTTCGAAAAGCAAGGAGCATTCCTTCAAGATAATTCCCCAAAAGTTTTTGCCAGGTTTGCTGAAAAAGTTTTTAAAAGATTAAGAAAAAAAGTTAAACTTTGGTGCACAATCAACGAACCAACGGTTTATGCATTCAACGGATACTTCTTTGGAGAATTTCCTCCCGCTGAAAAAGATCCGCAAAAGGCAGTAAGAGTTTTTAGAAATTTGTTGCTGGCACATACCGAGGCTTACCTGGCAATTAAAAAAATTGATGTTGATGCACAGGTTGGAATTGCAACCGCAATTTACGCTTTCGATCCATCCATACAGTGGAATTTGTTTGATGTTTTGGCTTCATACTACGCAAATGAAAATATGAATGAAGTAGTGCTTAACTTTCTATCAAATGGAGAGTTTGATTTTTACATTCCAGGTTTGGTAAAAGAAAAATATGAAAGTGATGTTATGAACACTTTCGATTTCATCGGACTGAATTACTACACAAGATTTGTGGTTCACTATAATCCATTCTCTGGCAAAACTATTCAGGAGGTAAAAGAAAACTCACGCGGGGATACTACCGATATGGGCTGGGAAATTTATCCCGAAGGTTTTTATCGTTCGCTTAAGCTGATCAATTCTTTTACTAATAAACCAATTTACATTACTGAAAATGGAATTGCTGATGATAGTGACGTTAAACGACCAAAATTTATCAAAGATCATCTTCGTGTAATGAACAAAGCAATTGCAGAAGGAATAAATGTTAAAGGATATTTCTACTGGACACTGATGGATAACTTTGAATGGGCAAAAGGATTTTCTAAACGCTTTGGGCTTTACTCTGTTGATTTTAATACTCAGGAAAGAAAACTAAGAAATGGAAGCCTTGCTTATCCTGAGATGATTAAAGAATTTAAAAGCAAGTAA
- a CDS encoding isoprenylcysteine carboxylmethyltransferase family protein has protein sequence MLEIKIFVFIISSIGILFLSWKSLRNRKSHGFYRFFAFELILLNILKNIDWWFVNPFSILQIISWLLLFTSIYFVVTGFYLLKKIGKPKGKIENSANFGFENTSNLVTTGIYNYIRHPLYASLLLLSWGTFLKNITEVGAIILILISIFLTLTAEFEEKENKTSFGDEYLNYMKKTKMFIPFIF, from the coding sequence ATGCTTGAAATTAAAATATTCGTTTTTATCATTTCATCAATTGGAATTTTATTTCTGTCTTGGAAATCTTTAAGAAATCGGAAGTCACACGGTTTCTACCGGTTCTTTGCATTCGAACTAATCCTATTAAATATTTTAAAAAATATTGACTGGTGGTTTGTCAATCCTTTTTCAATTCTTCAAATAATTTCCTGGCTGCTACTTTTCACTTCAATTTATTTTGTCGTTACTGGATTTTATCTGCTGAAGAAAATTGGTAAACCGAAAGGTAAGATTGAGAACTCAGCCAACTTTGGATTTGAGAATACTTCTAACCTGGTTACAACAGGAATTTATAATTACATTCGCCATCCGCTGTATGCATCGCTGTTGCTTCTTAGCTGGGGCACGTTCTTAAAAAATATTACTGAAGTGGGAGCAATTATCTTGATTCTGATTTCTATTTTTCTAACTCTTACCGCCGAGTTTGAGGAGAAAGAAAACAAAACCAGTTTTGGAGATGAGTATTTGAACTATATGAAAAAAACAAAAATGTTCATCCCATTTATTTTTTAA
- a CDS encoding DUF116 domain-containing protein produces the protein MKTITYSLRNDESNSDSYYKDVADFTNIVLKESETQLESIAEEFQFYLIKSKGEILRRKSEYVFELLTLGALLRIYERNALSLPVLPQRILTTLAELRRRFAWVKPFADSVRGILSTIFLTRKNSFVFSNSKFGVDKIEKLIEWLAAAGDFKQDVIRLSVWKDYFNQIPEEKVINYIFASIRFAKWFEKQSVKALGKYTLGVENFLEYKHEEYKWREDLIFCGRQRVEYHLNMVGAEIMNRAWRDEFLSTKKKAVLVPSCMSIKTRFHCKSFFNGIDYSCKRCTINCRVNQLTKLGEQDGFNVFMIPHSTDFSKWLKKRAGNKEVGIVGVTCALNLMTGGWEAKGLDIPINCILLDYCGCKNHWDEKGFPTAINLNELKTVLNIKEKLDLKEEAVTTN, from the coding sequence ATGAAAACAATTACATACTCACTTAGAAACGATGAATCAAATTCCGATAGCTACTACAAGGATGTTGCTGATTTTACCAATATAGTTTTAAAGGAATCGGAAACACAACTTGAATCGATTGCTGAAGAATTTCAATTTTACCTCATCAAATCGAAAGGAGAGATTTTAAGGCGCAAATCGGAATATGTTTTTGAATTATTAACTTTAGGAGCATTACTCCGCATTTATGAACGGAATGCACTTTCACTTCCTGTTTTACCGCAAAGAATTTTAACCACACTTGCAGAACTGCGCAGGAGGTTTGCCTGGGTTAAACCATTTGCGGATTCCGTACGTGGAATTTTATCAACCATATTCTTAACAAGAAAAAATTCTTTTGTGTTTTCTAATTCCAAATTTGGAGTTGATAAAATTGAAAAACTTATAGAATGGCTTGCCGCTGCCGGAGATTTTAAACAGGATGTAATAAGATTATCCGTTTGGAAAGATTACTTCAATCAAATTCCGGAAGAAAAAGTTATCAATTATATTTTTGCTTCGATAAGATTTGCAAAATGGTTCGAGAAGCAAAGCGTTAAAGCGTTGGGGAAATACACCCTCGGCGTAGAAAATTTTCTTGAGTATAAACATGAAGAATACAAGTGGCGCGAAGATCTTATTTTCTGCGGGCGTCAGCGGGTTGAATATCATTTGAATATGGTTGGCGCAGAAATTATGAACCGTGCATGGCGTGATGAATTTCTTTCGACTAAAAAGAAAGCTGTTCTGGTTCCTTCTTGCATGAGCATTAAAACAAGGTTTCATTGTAAATCTTTTTTTAACGGAATAGATTATTCCTGCAAACGATGTACTATAAATTGTAGAGTTAACCAGCTTACAAAACTTGGCGAACAAGATGGCTTTAATGTTTTTATGATTCCGCATTCAACTGATTTTTCTAAATGGCTTAAGAAGCGTGCGGGCAATAAAGAAGTTGGAATTGTTGGTGTAACCTGTGCCTTGAATTTAATGACCGGCGGCTGGGAAGCCAAGGGATTAGATATTCCCATCAACTGCATTCTTTTAGATTACTGCGGCTGCAAAAACCATTGGGACGAAAAAGGATTTCCCACAGCAATAAATTTAAATGAACTGAAAACTGTTTTGAACATAAAAGAAAAACTAGATTTAAAAGAGGAAGCGGTTACAACCAATTAG